Within Takifugu flavidus isolate HTHZ2018 chromosome 12, ASM371156v2, whole genome shotgun sequence, the genomic segment acacacactcagtcctCACCTTCGTCTCATTATGGACCTCTCTCCTCTCAGAGCCTCTGTCATTCTAGCTGGGCTTGGGTTCTCTTCAAAGATGCAACAGCAGGCCACAAAGTGAGTTctctcacccccacacacacacacacacacacacacacacacacacacgtgggccGTCAGAACGCTCGACATCATCGTGACATCATCGTGTGTGTGCCTTCAGGGAGTTTTccggtggatggaggatgaggtTGGCGTTGGCCAGAGCTCTTTTTGGTCGGTGAGTTTCTCGGTCTCgtgaacaaagatggctgccaggacaggaagtgaagcctcCTGGTGctggcaggacaggaagtgaagcctcCTGGTGctggcaggacaggaagtgaagcctcCTGGTGctgccaggacaggaagtgaagcctcCTGTCctggcaggacaggaagtgaagcctcCTGGTGctgccaggacaggaagtgaagcctgGTGCTGCGGCCTCTTGCCTgatttgctgctgctctgttttcaggcctgatttgctgctgctggacggtGAGTCGGCTCCTCTACATGTATGTAAATGAACATCAGTGAGGTTCTAAAGGTGGTGCTGTGGTCAGCTCCGTTAAATGGACCTAGCATCGTTAGGGCTGCAGGCACCATCCACGGAAGCCAACATAATGTCAAGAAAATATCAATTTCAAAGGGCCAAAGTTGCTGCAACAGCGACGTAGTCCCTCATTCTTTGGTTTCTCTTGTTTCCCAGGTGACCTCCCCGTTTCTTATTTAAATTGTTAAAGCTTGTTTAATCTCAGAATTGTTGGTACCCATTTTATGGAAGTAATGCAACAGCTAAGGCAACAGCTAAGGGGCGTTGCCTTAGCAACACCACGGTCTGTCATGATGCGTTGCTTAAATCGTGCACGTTTCAGAGCCGACGAACATGTTGGATGTCCGAGCCATCCTGTGGTTGGAGAACTACCTGCAGGTCTGAGCTAGTTCCATTCCTGACATCCCAATGCTAAAGGGTTAGCGTAGCGCTGACGCCCGTCCTCTCTCCACAGACGTGGCAGTCCACCATCTTAGTCGTCTCCCACGACAGAAACTTCCTGAATGCGGTGGTGACAGATGTTGTCCACCTGCACTCCCAAAGACTGGACAGTTACCGTGGAGACTATGAAAACTTTGTTAAAACTAAAGAAGACCGACTAAAGAACCAGCACAGGGAGTACGAGGCCCAGCTGCAGTACAGACAACACATACAGGTACGGCCGCAGGACTGAcgcccagctgctgcaggagtcctgaccgtctcacctttgccttccAGGTCTTCATCGACAGGTTTCGCTACAATGCTAACAGAGCCGCGCAGGTCCAGAGCAAACTCAAACTCCTGGAGAAGCTGTGAGTACTCGCGCATGGCTGCACGGAGCACGTGCGCTCCTCTGGTCTGAGACCTCAGGCAACGTGCGCTCCTCTGGTCTGAGACCTCAGGCAACGTGCGCTCCTCTGGTCTGAGACCTCAGGCAACGTGCGCTCCTTGGTCTGAGACCTCAGGCAACGTGCGCTCCTCTGGTCTGAGACCTCAGGCAACGTGCGCTCCTCTGGTCTGAGACCTCAGGCAACGTGCGCTCCTCTGGTCTGAGACCTCAGGCAACGTGCGCTCCTTGGGTGCGGACCTCAGGCAACGTGCGCTCCTCTGGTCTGAGACCTGCAGTCAGTAGTGACAGTAACGGTGTCTGCGCTGCGCCCGCGTCGGCGCTGCGCCCGCGTCTGCGCTGCGCCCGTGTCGGCGCTGCGCCCGTGTCTGCGCTGCGCCCGCGTCGGCGCTGCGCCCGCGTCTGCGCTGCGCCCGTGTCTGCGCTGCACCTGATCATGACTGTGGTTTGTCTCCTGCAGGCCTGAActgaagccccttgaaaaagAGACAGAGGTGACTCTACGGTAGGAGGGCGCCTGCATGTGAGGaggaacttcctgtttgggggGGGCACTGACTGAATGATCGTTCACAGGTTCCCAGACAACATCGAGAAGTTGTCTCCTCCcatcctgcagctggacgaggTGGAGTTCTACTACTCGCGGGACCAGCGGCTCTTTTCTGGACTCGACCTGTCCGCTGACCTGGACTCTCGGATCTGCATCGTACGTGTCGTGAACGGgccggagggggcggggcctctgctCTCCTCGCCACACCAGAGCAAAGCGTTGATTCTCTGCTGTCGTCTGCTGCCAGGTGGGCGAGAACGGGGCCGGGAAGTCCACCATCCTCAAGCTGCTCATGGGTGATCTGACACCGGTCAGCGGCGTGCGCCAGGCTCACAGGTACAGAACCCTGTCCAGGTTCAGTGGTGGTCCTGGTGCTGGTTCACAGAACGCCAGGGAACAATGTTGTGGTTTCCCATAAATGCTGAAACATTGGTCGTTACTGATTGGCTTTGTCTCCAGGAACTTAAAGATCGGCTACTTCAGCCAGCACCACGTGGATCAGCTGGACCTGACCGTGAACAGCATAGAACTTCTGCTCAACAAGTTTCCTGGTAACCACCTGCTGCCGTGTTGGGTGTGATGAGAGCGTTTTGGCAGATCTGCCTGTGGAGGTGGAGTTTTAAACGTTTAGACGTCTCTCGGACCAGCACGATGATGTGGGGGCCCGACGCCCACGTCTGCCTCggctctcctcactctcctgctgctgttctgctcagAGCTTCATTGGCGCCGTCTCAACCTCAATGCTGATGTTCCCACCACAGGGCAGACGGAGGAGGAGTACCGCCACCAGCTGGGCCGCTACGGTATTACAGGAGAACTGGCCACGAGGCCGGTGGCCAGCCTGTCTGGAGGTCAGAAGAGTCGGGTGGCCTTTGCACAGATGACCATGCCGTGGTAGGAAAGGGTGGCAGGGTGGATGAGGACAAGAGTAACCATGGTGACAGGAGTAACCATGGTGATGCcatttctctcctccagtcCAAACTTCTACATCCTCGATGAACCAACCAACCACCTGGACATGGAGACCATCGAAGCTCTGGCTAAAGCGCTCAACAAGTTCAAGGTGCGCCTCGTTTTACTCCCCCGGCGTGGGCGGAGGCCGTGGGCGGAGTCTCAGCGCCGTGTTCTCGTGTTTCAGGGCGGCGTCGTTTTGGTGTCACATGACGAACGTCTGATCCGCCTGGTGTGCAAAgagctgtgggtgtgtgagggcgGGAAGGTGCGACGCATCGACGGGGGCTTCGACGAGTACAGAgacatcctggaggagcagttcaGGAAGGAGGGCTACCTGTGAGGAGCCGTGACCACGCCCCCTCCCACCGGTCTGACCACGCCCCCTCCCACCTGGCCAGCCAGGTGACCATGAGCAGACGCTTTTGGCTCCGCCCAAACATCATCACGGTTTATTCCAAAGTTTTTCTGTCATCACTTTAAATCTGATGTCTTTTGTATCATCGGAGGCTTTCTCGGCCAGGGACTCAAACCAAGACACGTTCTTTCAAATAAAACCCGTCACATCATCCGACTCGACTCTGACTTTAGATTCTCAGCTCAAACGTCCCTCGAGATTTAGGAATAATTGGATTGAAGTGTGTAACAGATTTTTAAACCTCGCTAAAAACGGGGCGGAGCACAAACGTGAGGCAGCTCAGAGCTGTTGCCTTTAAACTTCTAAGCTTCTCTAATATCTCATCTTATGCTAATGACATTAAAGCctgctcacttcctgctgctttggtgGAAGGGGACATGAGGCTTCTTTAATTCTAAGGTATCTCAGCACAGCGTGACTCCAGTAAACCAGTCCCAGAGGCCAGTTAACCGCCTTTAAACCCCCCGTGACTGAGCACCACCCACCTCTCCAGCCGGGGGAGCGAGAAGACTCGGCAGCTGCAGATGTGTGGGCAGATGTTGGTGTGGTGGAATATGTACATGTAATAAAGCATAAAATGGTGGCGTGTGACTCATagcagaggtcacatgactccatcCCATAGTTGTAGGCGAGTGGTTAACGGAGACTGAAGATGACCAGTAGTGAGGAGACGGTCGGGACTGAGGACTGATCCAAAGAGGAACTGGTTCTCATGGTCCCTGCAGACCTCTTCCACCCACTTGAACCCGTGTTTGTCGGGACACTTTAGCTCCATCAGCCGACCAGGGTCTCCAGGCAtggagggacccccccccccgctaacgGAGCCCCAACCTCAGTGGTCGGGGCCACAGAGTGACCATGAGGATCAGCAGCGTGTTCACAGATCTCCAGAAGAAAGTCAGATTCTTTAAAACAGGTTAAATCTGCGTTTTATTAACGTTCTGATATCAAAAACAAGACTAAACGATACATCGGCACCTTTGAATCGACACTATAAACCAGTGGAGATGGAGGCTGGAACCCTCTGAATGTTCTGAACGTCTCCTGGACCCAGTGGTGATCTGGGATCACAGCACAAAGTCTCAGACGTACGGTGGAATCCTCGGCTGACACCAAAGCAGAAGAGGCCCAATGAGCCGGTtctgtcctggtccaggtctCAGTACTGGAAGCTCCTCTTGGTCTGGATGTCATCCAGGATCTGTTGCAGCTCATCGTCCTCAAACCGACCCTCCAAACTGGGGACacatgctaacgttagcgaTCGGCGCTTTAACACCACAGAATTTTAAcgtgaaacaaaatgaaaatttgATCAGATCCATTTAGTTTCACGGTTCCGAGTGCCTACGGTcaggcccggcccggcccacaAAGGTTCCTCACCTGGGAATCAGGGCTTTGGCCTCTTCGGCAGCTTCAGGA encodes:
- the abcf3 gene encoding ATP-binding cassette sub-family F member 3, whose amino-acid sequence is MATYVEIVKNEFPEIDSEVFAYITGVLDSGGAEFENDEEVYEAIGGVLQEVSADSKNEEDIRNICLQMFNTLKLSSYGGAQRQVLLDAPVQLSQISAGVVTAATGVEGIWMMKRPQNTTVDAKKLEKAEAKLRAKHERRNEKDSQRPCSQLVLEEASASQASSKKESRVDQSGKNRSYDIRIENFDVSFGERCLLQGAELSLAFGRRYGLVGRNGLGKTTLLKMLASRNLRVPAHISILHVEQEVAGDEKTALQSVLETDVLREALLREEKSLNARIANGTAEGTDSVRLSEIYSHLEEIEADKAPARASVILAGLGFSSKMQQQATKEFSGGWRMRLALARALFGRPDLLLLDEPTNMLDVRAILWLENYLQTWQSTILVVSHDRNFLNAVVTDVVHLHSQRLDSYRGDYENFVKTKEDRLKNQHREYEAQLQYRQHIQVFIDRFRYNANRAAQVQSKLKLLEKLPELKPLEKETEVTLRFPDNIEKLSPPILQLDEVEFYYSRDQRLFSGLDLSADLDSRICIVGENGAGKSTILKLLMGDLTPVSGVRQAHRNLKIGYFSQHHVDQLDLTVNSIELLLNKFPGQTEEEYRHQLGRYGITGELATRPVASLSGGQKSRVAFAQMTMPCPNFYILDEPTNHLDMETIEALAKALNKFKGGVVLVSHDERLIRLVCKELWVCEGGKVRRIDGGFDEYRDILEEQFRKEGYL